The nucleotide window TAATGAAGCCTGGTCCCGCGATATCGATTTTCTCAATATTGGCCGCAGCTAAATCAATATTTTCAATAATTGCTTCTGCAATTGCGCGCGGTGGTTTTTTCGCAAGCTTCGTCAGCTGCATGGCAATATTTGTTGCAAAATCCCCATTAGCTTTATCCTTTGGTGTTTCTAAATGAATTTTTAATTCCGTGCCTTCTTCGATTAGCTGGGCTTTCGTCACCGCATGTGCTAATGCCTCTTTAATCGTTTGTTGTAATTGCTCAACCGCGTTCATTATTGTACCTCCGTATAATAAATTTCTAATTTATAATTGCCTGCCACTGCACCGCTGACGATTAAATCATAATGTGCAATAAACTGACCTTGAATACATTCCTCATTTGGTTCAAATGCTAAAGCATATGTTTTTGTAACGAGCGGCAGTGTACCATAGATGCTTTCATAATGCCCATTTTCTTTTTGCTCCATATTGAGCGGCAAACGCATATTGACATCGCCTCCACGCAAAATAAAAGCCTGTCCATTTGCTAGCTTCACCGTTGTTCGAATATGTGCTTCTTCCTGTACTTCTTCATAGCGTAAATAGTAGCTTCCTGCCTTTTCCACATAGGAGCCTTGCAGCCACATTTCATACGTTTCGAGCTCCCCATCTGTTGGGATAATGGATGACACAAGCTTAATTTTTACTTTTGTTCCTACATCCTGCATGGGCGGTACACTCCTTTTTTATAAATGACTATAACCTTATTATTATAGGATGTTTTTTAGTGTTTAGGCAAGGAAATAACAAAAAGGGTGTTGAGAAAGATTGTACTCTCCCAACACCCTAAAGTTTATATTTTTTGTCCTATGTATTTCTCTAAATTGCGATATTTATTCAATAACCTTCCTATACCTACTAGTGTGCTAAACAACCCTCTTTGTACACGCAATGATTTGCCAGCTATCAATGTATTTTGCAATTTTAAAATTAAAGCTAGATGGAAAAGGCTTTTCGGTACACCTTGCTCATTCGTTAGCCCATCATCCATTAATCCATAATGAATGCGGACAGACTCCTCGAATTGCGATGGCGGTGTTAATTTTACTTGAAAGCGTACATCTTCATGATGGCGATTATTAAATGTATGCGCTATGCCTTTGTCAGCAGTAATGGATTGTCCCTTTCCTAAAATATAATTTCGCTCTCCCACTGTAACAGTTAATATACCTTCCAAAACGATAAACTTTTCCACAAACTCATCATGACAATGTAGCGGAGGTCCCTCTCCCAATGGAGGCAATGTCACCTCAATTAGTAAATGCTCTCCATTTGTAGCCGCGGCTGTCTCAATAAACGTAATTTGCTCACCTGTATACTTATGCTGTACTGTTGCTGCTAGCATTACTTCACCCTCCTCAACATTAGTGGGCTCATTATAAAATACAGAGGTTAAAATTTAGTTAAAAAAACGAGAATAGCTAAAATTTTTTATATTTTCCCTAGCCTAATATAGTAGGTGAGGTGCACAAGATTATGCTTTAAATTGAAACCTTTACCAATCAACACCGTCGAAATTACAGAATGTACAATTTATTTTTAAAAGGAGAAGTAGAGATGCTAAAAAAAGCTATAATTCCAGGAATTTTATTGCTTTCAGCTTTATTAGTTGGATGTAATAACAAGAACGAAGAGCAGGTTCAAGTAATAGAAAATGAACAAAATGTAGCAGAAAGTGAGCATGGAGAATTATTATCAGAATTAAATAACGAAATAATAGCATCAATTATAGAAAAAACGAAAGTTGATCGGGAGTCTATAGCCATCATGCTAGGTCATGGCACTAGCCAAGGAAATATTGATGTATCCGTCGGTTTTCCAAAGGATGCAAAAGTTGATGATACGCTAATTCAACAAATAGTTGAAGATGCTGTAAAGAAAGTTTCTGAAACAGAGAACGTAACAATTAGCGAAGAAAATATAGCAATAAAAATCGAGAGATACTAACGAGGAGCAATTATCTTTAAAAGTAAAGTGGCTTTATAAGATTGCGAAAAATGCAAGTAAAACAGGGTTGATTCTTCATGTATTAGGAATCATGCCCTGTTTTTGTTTTAAACCTTATTTCACCCAGCCTAAAATCATCTCACGAATCAGCTTAGCTGCTGTGTTCGCTGTCATTTCAGATACATCATAAATTGGTGCGACTTCTACTAAATCGAAGCCAACTACGTTTACATTGCTACCTGCAATCGCATGGATGGAAGCAAGCAATTCTTTTGGTGTGATACCACCACAATCTACAGTGCCTGTGCCTGGTGCATGTCCTGGGTCAAGGACATCGATGTCGATTGTCACGTAAACATTGCGCCCAGCTAATGTTGGTAGGACTTCTTTTAATGGCTCCAGCACTTCAAATTTTGCAATGTGCATGCCGTTTTCCTTCGCCCAAATAAATTCTTCCTTTAGACCAGAGCGAATGCCGAATGAGTACACATTATGTGGACCAATATGCTCTGCAATTTTACGAATTGGTGTTGCATGTGAGTATGGCTCACCTTCGTAGTCTGTGCGTAAATCTGTGTGTGCATCAAAATGGATAATCGCTAAATCATTATATTTTTCGTATACAGCTTCCATAACAGGTAGCGATACTAAGTGCTCACCGCCCATACCAATTGGCACTTTGCCATCTGCTAATAGCTTGCGTACAAAGTCTTTAATTTCCTCTAATGATTTTTTCGGATTGCCAAATGGTAACGGAATATCGCCTGCATCAAAAAACTTCACTTCTTCTAGCTCACGGTCTAAATATGGGCTGTACTCCTCTAAACCGATGGATACTTCGCGAATACGCGTTGGACCGAAGCGAGAGCCTGGACGATAGCTCACTGTCCAATCCATTGGCATACCATATAAAACGGCTTTTGACTCTTCGTAATTTGGATGGCTTTTAATAAATACATTGCCTGAATATGTTTCATCGAATCTCATGAATCGTTCACCTGCTTATGATTATTCGGTCATTAATGATCTAGTCTCATTAAAATTCCCATGTTTATTGTATTTTATTGTGACTATGACACGCAATATAATACGAAACCTTTTTTCGACATTTTTCGTATACATATACGCAAGCCAAAAGTTTTTTTGTTGCTTGTATGAAAAATAACTGTCTAGACACATACTATGCATAACACAAATTGTGTGAAAATTGTATGTGTGCCTGGCACCTAAACAACGAGGTGATTGTTAATGAAAAGAAAACATTATATTCGCCAACGAAAACGCAAACGCTTCAGCAAGCGACTTGCCTTATTAACAATTACTATGGTTAGTGCTGTTATTGTTGGGCTCATATCGCTTCGCATTTATGCGCAAATTGCTGGAGCACCGACATTGACTGTACCAAAAGCGACCATTTTTTTAGACCAGCATGACCATCAAATTGGCGACTACTTTCAATCAGAGCGTCGCTATTGGCTTGAGCTAGATAAAATGTCACCATACTTAACAGAGGCAACCGTTGCCATTGAGGATAAAGATTTTTACAAGCATGGTGGATTTGATTATTCACGTATTGCTGGGGCTCTATTAGCTGATATTAAAGCAGGTCGCAAAGTACAAGGAGCGAGTACGTTAACACAGCAATATGCTCGAAATTTATATTTATCGCATGAGAAAACATGGACACGTAAAATAAATGAAGCACTTTATGCGTATCGTTTGGAGATTTTCTACTCAAAGGATGAAATTTTAGAAGGCTATTTAAATACTGTTTATTACGGGCATGGCATGTACGGTGCTGAGGCTGCGAGTCGCTATTATTTTGGTAAATCGGCAAGTGAGCTGACTTTAGCTGAGGCTGCGATGCTTGCAGGCATTCCAAAAGGCCCAACATATTATTCACCGATTGCTAATATAGAAAAAGCAACGAATCGACAAAAGCTGATTTTAACGTTAATGGAGCAGCAAGGGAAAATTACGACAGAGGAAAAGGCGCATGCCGAAAAGGAGCAGCTCGTTTATAAAAATAGTGAATGGGTTGCGAGCAAGTCGATTGCCCCTTATTTTTTAGATGTAGTATGGACAGAGGCGAGTGAAATATTAGAGTCTAAAAACATGAACATTAGCGAGGGCGGCTGGACGATTAAAACGACATTAAATCAGGCGCACCAAAAGGCAGCTGAAGCAGCGATTGAAAAAAATATGCCAAAGACTGATTTACAGGTTGGTCTTGTCAGCATGGATGTCAATACAGGCTTTGTCACAGCGCTTGTTGGTGGACGCGATTATAGTACAAGCTCCTTTAATCGCGTAACTCTTTCAGAAAGACAGCCTGGCTCATCAATTAAACCGATTTTATATGCTGCTGCATTAGAAAAGGGCTTCACACCGCTAACGTTTTTGAATGTAGGTGAAACAATTTTCACTTATGATAACGGACGTGCAACATATAAGCCTCAAAATGTGAATGGACAATTCGCATCACAGGAAATGTCACTTGCACAGGCAATGGCGATTTCCGATAATATTTATGCAGTAAAGACGTTAGAGCAAGTAGGCTATAAAGCATTTCGTGAAATGCTACAGCGCTTTGATTTAAATTACACAGAAAAGGATAACCCTTCCATTGCGCTTGGCACAATTGAGACATCTTTATATGATTTAACAAATGCCTATAATACGATTGCTGCGGAAGGAGAAAAGCGCAGCGCAACAACGATTTTATCCATTACAAACGCCAATGGTGATGTTGTTTATCAGCATGCTAATCCTGAAGAAAAGCGGGTATTATCCGCACAGGATGCTTATTTACTAACAGATATGATGACAGGTATATTTGACCCTGTTTATAGCGATTATTCACCTGCTACAGGAGTATCAATTCGTGGTCGCATGACACATACTTATGCTGCGAAATCTGGTACAACGATTAGTGACCAATGGTTAATTGGTTATACACCAAGCATTACAAC belongs to Lysinibacillus louembei and includes:
- a CDS encoding cupin domain-containing protein, producing the protein MLAATVQHKYTGEQITFIETAAATNGEHLLIEVTLPPLGEGPPLHCHDEFVEKFIVLEGILTVTVGERNYILGKGQSITADKGIAHTFNNRHHEDVRFQVKLTPPSQFEESVRIHYGLMDDGLTNEQGVPKSLFHLALILKLQNTLIAGKSLRVQRGLFSTLVGIGRLLNKYRNLEKYIGQKI
- a CDS encoding topoisomerase, with the translated sequence MLKKAIIPGILLLSALLVGCNNKNEEQVQVIENEQNVAESEHGELLSELNNEIIASIIEKTKVDRESIAIMLGHGTSQGNIDVSVGFPKDAKVDDTLIQQIVEDAVKKVSETENVTISEENIAIKIERY
- the speB gene encoding agmatinase; the encoded protein is MRFDETYSGNVFIKSHPNYEESKAVLYGMPMDWTVSYRPGSRFGPTRIREVSIGLEEYSPYLDRELEEVKFFDAGDIPLPFGNPKKSLEEIKDFVRKLLADGKVPIGMGGEHLVSLPVMEAVYEKYNDLAIIHFDAHTDLRTDYEGEPYSHATPIRKIAEHIGPHNVYSFGIRSGLKEEFIWAKENGMHIAKFEVLEPLKEVLPTLAGRNVYVTIDIDVLDPGHAPGTGTVDCGGITPKELLASIHAIAGSNVNVVGFDLVEVAPIYDVSEMTANTAAKLIREMILGWVK
- a CDS encoding DUF1934 domain-containing protein; the protein is MQDVGTKVKIKLVSSIIPTDGELETYEMWLQGSYVEKAGSYYLRYEEVQEEAHIRTTVKLANGQAFILRGGDVNMRLPLNMEQKENGHYESIYGTLPLVTKTYALAFEPNEECIQGQFIAHYDLIVSGAVAGNYKLEIYYTEVQ
- a CDS encoding transglycosylase domain-containing protein; the encoded protein is MKRKHYIRQRKRKRFSKRLALLTITMVSAVIVGLISLRIYAQIAGAPTLTVPKATIFLDQHDHQIGDYFQSERRYWLELDKMSPYLTEATVAIEDKDFYKHGGFDYSRIAGALLADIKAGRKVQGASTLTQQYARNLYLSHEKTWTRKINEALYAYRLEIFYSKDEILEGYLNTVYYGHGMYGAEAASRYYFGKSASELTLAEAAMLAGIPKGPTYYSPIANIEKATNRQKLILTLMEQQGKITTEEKAHAEKEQLVYKNSEWVASKSIAPYFLDVVWTEASEILESKNMNISEGGWTIKTTLNQAHQKAAEAAIEKNMPKTDLQVGLVSMDVNTGFVTALVGGRDYSTSSFNRVTLSERQPGSSIKPILYAAALEKGFTPLTFLNVGETIFTYDNGRATYKPQNVNGQFASQEMSLAQAMAISDNIYAVKTLEQVGYKAFREMLQRFDLNYTEKDNPSIALGTIETSLYDLTNAYNTIAAEGEKRSATTILSITNANGDVVYQHANPEEKRVLSAQDAYLLTDMMTGIFDPVYSDYSPATGVSIRGRMTHTYAAKSGTTISDQWLIGYTPSITTGVWNGYDQGKTLSVQEDMAATKQVWIDFMETVHNGKANEEFRVPDGIEGVVVDIETGKLAMDACPKQRLVHVKATDIPTEKCRTFEFFEPDTWGNLLDFEVFSDFWWN